The following are encoded together in the Microscilla marina ATCC 23134 genome:
- a CDS encoding RNA polymerase sigma factor, whose product MSSDFYTSSILPFAPIIIKICRAYTNTQEDFEDYYQEVCLQIWRSRDNFRQDAKWSTWIYRLSLNVCLTLLKKKKNSHQQFASDYLPTEFTEENRAFEHESLNQLYDAIRQLSEVDRAVILLYLEEKSYKEIAEIIGSNANSIGVRIKRIKERLKKILDGKIN is encoded by the coding sequence GTGAGCAGCGACTTTTATACCTCCTCTATTTTACCTTTTGCCCCTATCATTATCAAAATATGCAGGGCATATACCAATACGCAAGAAGATTTTGAAGACTACTATCAGGAAGTATGTCTTCAGATTTGGCGAAGCCGTGACAACTTCCGGCAAGACGCCAAATGGTCTACTTGGATATACAGACTATCGCTGAATGTATGCTTGACTTTGCTTAAAAAGAAAAAGAACAGCCACCAGCAATTTGCTTCAGACTACTTGCCCACAGAGTTTACTGAGGAAAACCGTGCTTTTGAGCATGAGTCGCTTAACCAACTATATGATGCCATCAGGCAGCTTTCAGAGGTTGACCGGGCAGTGATTTTACTTTACCTGGAAGAAAAATCGTACAAAGAAATTGCTGAAATTATAGGCTCCAATGCCAACAGCATTGGGGTGCGCATTAAACGGATCAAAGAACGATTAAAAAAAATATTAGATGGCAAAATCAATTGA
- a CDS encoding DUF1295 domain-containing protein, with protein sequence MKRKKIFYVILLTLVTAISTFLFTHAAATTYAVGLGVILLSLTVLWLVSLTIKDASIIDVFWGLGFFIIAWLYGSQVGFELLSTRNWVLLMMVTVWGLRLTIYLAIRNLGKGEDYRYVAMRKQNGKHFWWISYFRVFVLQGFLLWMISAVYLPALSVSGSLLLLDYLGILFWSIGLFFEAVGDAQLRRFKQNPANYGKVMDKGLWHYTRHPNYFGDAMVWWGFFMFGLSQWQGLYFIFCPLIMTLFLLKVSGVALLETKLKKTKPQYAEYIRKTPAFIPGLPKK encoded by the coding sequence ATGAAACGAAAAAAAATATTTTATGTAATCCTCTTAACACTGGTAACAGCTATTTCTACCTTTTTATTTACACATGCTGCTGCTACTACTTATGCCGTTGGCTTGGGAGTTATTCTATTGAGCTTAACAGTTTTGTGGTTGGTGAGTCTCACAATTAAAGATGCTTCTATCATTGATGTATTTTGGGGGTTAGGTTTTTTTATCATTGCCTGGCTATACGGTTCCCAAGTTGGTTTTGAGCTCTTAAGTACGCGCAACTGGGTATTGCTTATGATGGTTACTGTCTGGGGTTTGCGGCTTACTATATACCTGGCCATTCGTAACTTGGGCAAAGGCGAAGATTATCGTTATGTGGCTATGCGTAAACAGAACGGGAAACATTTTTGGTGGATTTCGTACTTCCGGGTATTTGTGTTGCAAGGCTTCCTTCTCTGGATGATTTCGGCAGTATACTTACCTGCACTGTCCGTTTCTGGAAGTTTATTATTGCTCGATTATCTTGGGATTTTGTTTTGGAGCATAGGCTTGTTTTTTGAGGCAGTAGGCGATGCACAATTGCGCAGATTTAAGCAAAATCCTGCCAACTACGGCAAAGTTATGGACAAAGGTTTGTGGCACTATACCCGACACCCCAACTATTTTGGTGATGCGATGGTGTGGTGGGGCTTCTTTATGTTTGGCTTAAGCCAATGGCAAGGGCTATATTTTATTTTTTGCCCATTGATCATGACCTTGTTTTTACTCAAAGTATCAGGAGTAGCTTTGTTGGAAACCAAACTTAAAAAAACCAAACCTCAATATGCCGAATACATTAGAAAAACACCTGCGTTTATACCCGGTTTGCCTAAGAAATAA
- the hutH gene encoding histidine ammonia-lyase → MDKSTHYISSEWLSLDQVKQVLNQQIALSDNARERVVQCRSYLDNKLAKEDTPIYGINTGFGSLCDQEIDKKDLAQLQANLVKSHACGTGDEVPQDVVKTMLLLKVQSLSYGHSGIALETIQRLIDFYNHDVIPVVYQLGSLGASGDLAPLAHIALPLLGLGEAYFEGKVQPAAQILAHFGWEPIELQSKEGLALLNGTQFMSAFGTICLLRIDQLLKASEVITALSFDGYDCLLSPYNDLIHQARPHPGQIQVAKNIRELLEGSEIAQQKKPYIQDPYSFRCVPQVHGATYDALNYCREVILREINSVTDNPNIFPDEDKILSGGNFHGQPLALALDFLSIAVAELANISERRTYTLISGKRDLPAFLIASQGLNSGFMIPQYTAASIVSQNKQLCTPASIDSIVSSNGQEDHVSMGANAATKALKVVQNVERVLAIELMTAAQAIEFRRPMRTSKKLEKLMDDFRAEVPFVEDDKVMYTEIDKALKFVQTL, encoded by the coding sequence ATGGATAAAAGCACGCATTATATTTCCAGCGAATGGCTTTCGCTAGACCAGGTAAAACAGGTTTTGAATCAACAAATTGCCCTTTCTGACAACGCCCGTGAACGAGTTGTGCAATGTAGAAGCTACTTAGATAATAAGCTTGCCAAGGAAGATACCCCTATTTATGGCATCAACACAGGATTTGGTTCTTTGTGTGACCAGGAAATAGACAAAAAAGACCTTGCTCAGTTGCAGGCAAACCTCGTGAAATCGCACGCTTGTGGTACAGGCGATGAGGTTCCTCAGGATGTAGTAAAAACGATGCTTTTACTCAAAGTACAGTCTTTGTCTTATGGGCACTCTGGCATAGCGCTGGAAACCATACAACGCTTGATTGATTTCTATAACCACGATGTTATTCCAGTAGTTTATCAGCTGGGCTCTTTGGGGGCTTCTGGCGACTTGGCTCCTTTGGCGCATATAGCCTTGCCTTTGTTGGGTTTGGGTGAGGCATACTTTGAGGGCAAAGTACAACCTGCTGCCCAAATATTGGCTCATTTTGGTTGGGAGCCCATAGAACTGCAGTCAAAAGAGGGGCTGGCTCTGCTGAATGGTACTCAGTTTATGAGTGCGTTTGGTACGATTTGTTTGCTGCGTATAGACCAATTACTGAAAGCTTCTGAAGTAATTACAGCCTTGTCGTTTGATGGGTACGATTGTTTGCTTTCTCCTTACAATGACCTTATTCATCAGGCACGTCCTCACCCTGGGCAAATACAGGTAGCCAAAAATATCAGAGAGTTGTTAGAAGGCAGCGAAATTGCTCAGCAGAAAAAGCCTTATATCCAAGACCCTTACTCGTTTAGGTGTGTGCCTCAAGTACACGGCGCTACTTATGATGCACTTAATTATTGTCGTGAGGTGATTTTGCGTGAAATCAATTCGGTGACTGATAACCCAAATATTTTCCCTGACGAAGATAAAATTTTATCAGGAGGTAACTTTCATGGACAGCCGCTTGCCTTGGCACTTGATTTTTTGAGCATTGCTGTGGCTGAGCTTGCCAATATTTCGGAACGCCGTACTTATACGCTTATTTCAGGCAAACGCGATTTGCCTGCCTTTCTGATTGCCAGCCAAGGACTTAACTCTGGTTTTATGATTCCTCAATATACTGCCGCTTCTATTGTAAGTCAAAATAAGCAGCTGTGTACGCCAGCTTCTATCGACTCTATTGTGTCGTCAAACGGGCAAGAAGACCACGTAAGTATGGGGGCTAACGCGGCTACCAAAGCCCTAAAGGTAGTACAAAATGTAGAACGAGTACTTGCCATAGAGCTTATGACTGCTGCCCAGGCAATAGAGTTTCGTCGTCCAATGCGTACCTCCAAAAAATTGGAAAAATTGATGGATGATTTTAGAGCAGAAGTGCCATTTGTAGAAGATGATAAGGTAATGTATACTGAAATAGACAAAGCCTTGAAATTTGTGCAAACACTATAA